A region from the Salifodinibacter halophilus genome encodes:
- a CDS encoding glutamate 5-kinase, whose translation MSARHRLAGAQRWVVKIGSSLITAEGQGLDDTRLQTWVDQIADLVSSGCSVALVSSGAVAAGAARLGWRQRPATLTELQAAASIGQAGLVEAYASCFRRQGLQVGQVLLTHDDVANRRRYLNARSTLGALLSMTAVPVINENDAITTEEFRVGDNDRIAALTANLLDADGVMLLTDQSGLFDADPRQSADAALISECDADDPSLDAVAGMTGGALGRGGMRTKLDSARQAARAGATTVIADGRKPEVIRRIAEGENEGSVLTPGGLKRTARENWIAGQRIVRGRVELDAGAAEVIRRDGRSLLPIGIRKVVGRFARGDLVACDGPDGVEIARGLANYDASEVSQLTGKPSRDIESILGYAGDPEFIHRDNFALV comes from the coding sequence GTGAGCGCGCGTCACCGCCTGGCCGGCGCCCAGCGCTGGGTCGTCAAGATCGGCAGTTCTTTGATTACTGCGGAAGGTCAGGGGCTGGACGATACTCGGCTCCAGACCTGGGTCGACCAAATCGCGGACCTGGTTAGCTCGGGATGCTCCGTCGCGCTGGTGTCGTCGGGTGCCGTCGCGGCCGGCGCGGCACGTCTTGGCTGGCGCCAACGGCCGGCGACATTAACCGAGTTGCAAGCTGCGGCATCGATTGGCCAAGCCGGGCTTGTGGAAGCCTATGCGAGTTGTTTTCGCCGCCAAGGCTTGCAGGTTGGCCAGGTGCTGTTAACCCACGATGATGTTGCCAATCGTCGCCGTTATCTGAACGCGCGTAGTACGCTGGGTGCGCTACTCTCGATGACGGCTGTGCCGGTTATCAATGAGAATGACGCGATTACGACCGAAGAGTTTCGCGTCGGTGATAACGACCGCATTGCTGCGTTAACGGCTAACTTGCTAGATGCTGATGGCGTCATGCTGTTAACGGATCAGTCGGGCTTGTTCGATGCTGATCCGCGCCAATCGGCCGACGCTGCACTTATCTCCGAATGTGACGCCGACGATCCCAGTCTTGACGCAGTAGCGGGCATGACGGGCGGCGCACTTGGCCGGGGCGGTATGCGTACCAAGCTCGATAGCGCGCGCCAGGCCGCGCGTGCGGGGGCGACGACGGTTATTGCGGATGGTCGTAAACCTGAAGTAATCCGACGTATCGCCGAGGGTGAAAATGAGGGAAGCGTCCTGACGCCGGGTGGATTAAAGCGTACCGCGCGCGAGAACTGGATCGCCGGGCAGCGAATTGTGCGCGGTCGTGTTGAGCTGGACGCGGGCGCGGCTGAGGTTATCCGCCGCGACGGCCGCAGCCTGCTGCCAATCGGTATCCGCAAGGTTGTTGGCCGGTTTGCGCGCGGCGATTTGGTGGCCTGTGATGGGCCGGACGGCGTCGAAATTGCGCGTGGGCTGGCTAATTACGACGCGTCAGAAGTAAGTCAACTCACGGGCAAACCAAGTCGCGACATCGAGTCAATACTCGGCTACGCAGGCGACCCCGAATTCATTCATCGGGACAATTTCGCGCTGGTTTGA
- the rpsT gene encoding 30S ribosomal protein S20, giving the protein MANMPQSRKRVQQEATARERNKAQRSLVRTKIKQVQKAIAASDAERAQHAFADAKPIIDRMAGKGQIHKNKAARHKSRLNAQIKAIS; this is encoded by the coding sequence TTGGCTAACATGCCGCAATCCCGCAAGCGCGTTCAGCAGGAAGCGACCGCCCGCGAGCGCAACAAGGCACAGCGCTCATTGGTGCGCACCAAGATCAAACAGGTCCAGAAAGCCATCGCCGCGAGCGATGCCGAGCGCGCGCAGCACGCTTTCGCTGACGCGAAGCCGATCATCGATCGGATGGCTGGCAAGGGCCAGATTCACAAGAACAAGGCCGCACGTCACAAGTCGCGCCTGAACGCACAAATCAAGGCGATTTCGTAA
- a CDS encoding BolA family transcriptional regulator has protein sequence MKDRVTRIRETLADALGTDDIEIRDDSHRHVGHEGAKTGLGHFTLTIRSPQFNGVNPIDRHRMIYDALGSMMQTDIHALSIRAYGSAE, from the coding sequence ATGAAAGACCGCGTGACGCGTATCCGCGAAACACTAGCCGACGCGCTGGGCACCGACGACATCGAGATACGCGACGACAGCCACCGCCACGTCGGACACGAAGGGGCGAAAACAGGGCTCGGCCATTTCACACTCACGATCCGATCGCCGCAGTTCAATGGCGTCAACCCGATCGATCGCCATCGGATGATCTACGACGCACTCGGGTCAATGATGCAAACCGATATACACGCGCTGTCGATTCGCGCCTATGGTAGCGCTGAATAA